A genome region from Crossiella equi includes the following:
- a CDS encoding RICIN domain-containing protein, whose amino-acid sequence MRTPRRAAPRTSAPRRTALCVLAAAALLPAAVPAAQAAPPRPAPVDQAAIDPGKREELLGKGWQASGDRLWTTSGDSTGLHLLVAEARTGYAWRTAATLNQPGVEADQWIGNVCLTGSGRRAVVVYAPRTYTNDEQLTSRGGFTAVVDLDGGAVTRLPVRTSLAYFNPGCGAGETAALTQEGHEDLGRTGVLTVDAASGKLSPRTELDNQVTSATPLDGGFVVADRVGLLKVGADGRKKRLVADSGGVPSHVAADAGGGVVFLDRDNGTARVRRVLPGSAPVTLATGQPGELGLTHSGGRAFVTGRPATVAALPATVTRLDAPADALVSTKGATAVTGVELVRGDRDPRGALPVRIQGRSLRTGKALDFTVDPGATLTPRWDERTDDPDRVCSVPRNDVALQVYQPKPKQVEWAADQAVKGALDVRRMDNWRGNGINGYAVKDFFPKPKLSTGGEVPAQILLGVLGQESNLWQASKYTLPGELGNPLIGNYYGADVYNADPGDDWTIRWDKADCGYGVSQMTDGMRLPGKPKPDKPNDKPKSRPVQVAIATDYAANVAAGLELLGTKWNELQAQGMTLNNNDPARIENWFYTVWAYNSGFHPRGEAGANGAWGLGWLNNPVNPRYPAGRPNFGANPKDYAKPQQWPYPEKVLGFAANPPAGFEAPGVEVPFFRAAWWNGAEGDENTPGTAKYNRRTARPEAKWFCEMSEDCHLGQAWKPTAPEVADEPAGPCAHVNAAGQYDLKCWVHHPVTWKADCARDCGREFIRYDPGFAEPEDGTSHAPRCDMAGVLREAHVIDNRPDDEAPRRDRTCKDGIRRNAGTFNLTFGRNALGQESGKIDLHQLGSGFGGHHWMSHNRIPNADERPGEVKGTWAFEPVIDGLARVLVFLPAHLDSGRTKVGFGYYTVETANGPVRVRLNLRGSGDRWVSLGEFSFFGKPKVHLTTMSEGAEYAGTEVAFDAVAVQPLIGETGSPYRAQIRHIANWCLVPERMDATVHGLTEVRTCTPWMANTWVFKQVEGGGPGALPVYQIIDRGSGECLEAQNGSTAVGASARIWACGPGNNFQLWTGVTVGNGQPAQAIRNKETGMCLHTEPKGETGLWVVQKPCDGPEVGDSKLWVLDMR is encoded by the coding sequence ATGCGCACCCCGAGGAGAGCGGCGCCGAGGACATCGGCGCCCAGGAGAACAGCGCTGTGCGTGCTGGCCGCGGCGGCCCTGCTGCCCGCCGCGGTCCCGGCCGCCCAGGCCGCGCCGCCGAGGCCCGCACCGGTGGACCAGGCCGCGATCGACCCCGGCAAGCGCGAGGAGCTGCTGGGCAAGGGCTGGCAGGCCTCCGGCGACCGCCTGTGGACCACCAGTGGTGACAGCACCGGCCTGCACCTGCTGGTCGCCGAGGCCAGGACGGGTTACGCGTGGCGCACCGCCGCCACGCTCAACCAGCCGGGCGTCGAGGCCGACCAGTGGATCGGCAACGTCTGCCTGACGGGTTCGGGCAGGCGCGCGGTGGTGGTCTACGCCCCGCGCACTTACACCAACGACGAGCAGCTGACCAGCCGCGGCGGGTTCACCGCGGTGGTCGACCTGGACGGCGGCGCGGTCACCCGGCTGCCCGTGCGCACCTCGCTGGCCTACTTCAACCCGGGCTGCGGCGCGGGCGAGACCGCCGCGCTGACCCAGGAGGGGCACGAGGACCTCGGCCGGACCGGCGTGCTGACCGTGGACGCGGCCAGCGGCAAGCTCAGCCCGCGCACCGAGCTCGACAACCAGGTGACCTCGGCGACCCCGCTGGACGGCGGGTTCGTCGTCGCCGACCGGGTGGGCCTGCTCAAGGTCGGCGCGGACGGCAGGAAGAAGCGCCTGGTCGCCGACTCCGGCGGCGTGCCCTCGCACGTGGCCGCCGACGCCGGTGGCGGGGTGGTCTTCCTGGACCGGGACAACGGCACCGCCCGGGTCCGGCGCGTGCTGCCCGGCTCGGCACCGGTCACGCTCGCCACCGGCCAGCCCGGCGAGCTCGGCCTCACCCACAGCGGCGGCCGCGCGTTCGTCACCGGCCGTCCGGCGACGGTGGCGGCCCTGCCCGCCACCGTGACCCGCCTGGACGCACCGGCCGACGCGCTCGTCTCCACGAAGGGCGCCACGGCGGTGACCGGGGTGGAGCTGGTGCGCGGTGACCGCGACCCGCGTGGTGCGCTGCCGGTGCGCATCCAGGGCCGCAGCCTGCGCACCGGCAAGGCACTGGACTTCACCGTGGACCCGGGCGCCACGCTCACCCCGCGCTGGGACGAGCGCACCGACGACCCGGACCGGGTGTGCTCGGTGCCGCGCAACGACGTCGCGCTGCAGGTCTACCAGCCCAAGCCGAAGCAGGTGGAGTGGGCGGCCGACCAGGCGGTCAAGGGCGCACTGGACGTGCGGCGGATGGACAACTGGCGGGGCAACGGCATCAACGGCTACGCGGTCAAGGACTTCTTCCCCAAGCCGAAGCTGAGCACCGGGGGCGAGGTGCCCGCGCAGATCCTGCTCGGGGTCCTCGGCCAGGAGTCGAACCTGTGGCAGGCCAGCAAGTACACCCTGCCCGGTGAGCTGGGCAACCCGCTGATCGGCAACTACTACGGCGCCGACGTCTACAACGCCGATCCCGGGGACGACTGGACCATCCGGTGGGACAAGGCCGACTGCGGCTACGGCGTCTCGCAGATGACCGACGGCATGCGCCTGCCCGGCAAACCCAAGCCGGACAAGCCGAACGACAAGCCGAAGTCCCGCCCGGTGCAGGTGGCGATCGCCACGGACTACGCCGCGAACGTGGCCGCCGGTCTGGAGCTGCTCGGTACCAAGTGGAACGAGCTGCAGGCGCAGGGGATGACGTTGAACAACAACGACCCCGCCCGCATCGAGAACTGGTTCTACACGGTGTGGGCCTACAACTCCGGCTTCCACCCGCGAGGGGAGGCCGGCGCCAACGGCGCGTGGGGGCTCGGCTGGCTGAACAACCCGGTCAACCCGCGCTACCCGGCGGGCCGCCCGAACTTCGGGGCCAACCCGAAGGACTACGCCAAACCGCAGCAGTGGCCCTACCCGGAGAAGGTGCTCGGCTTCGCCGCCAACCCGCCCGCGGGCTTCGAGGCGCCCGGGGTCGAGGTGCCGTTCTTCCGCGCGGCCTGGTGGAACGGCGCCGAGGGTGATGAGAACACCCCGGGCACGGCGAAGTACAACCGCCGGACCGCCCGTCCTGAGGCGAAGTGGTTCTGCGAGATGTCCGAGGACTGCCACCTGGGCCAGGCGTGGAAGCCGACCGCGCCGGAGGTGGCCGACGAACCGGCCGGGCCGTGCGCGCACGTCAACGCGGCCGGGCAGTACGACCTCAAGTGCTGGGTGCACCACCCGGTGACCTGGAAGGCCGACTGCGCCCGGGACTGCGGTCGCGAGTTCATCCGCTACGACCCGGGCTTCGCCGAACCGGAGGACGGCACCAGCCACGCGCCGCGGTGTGACATGGCCGGGGTGCTCCGGGAGGCGCACGTCATCGACAACCGGCCCGACGACGAGGCGCCGCGCCGCGACCGCACCTGCAAGGACGGCATCCGCCGCAACGCGGGCACGTTCAACCTGACCTTCGGCCGCAACGCCCTGGGGCAGGAGTCCGGCAAGATCGACCTGCACCAGCTGGGCAGCGGGTTCGGCGGCCACCACTGGATGAGCCACAACCGGATCCCCAACGCCGACGAGCGGCCGGGGGAGGTCAAGGGCACCTGGGCGTTCGAGCCGGTGATCGACGGACTGGCCAGGGTGCTGGTGTTCCTGCCCGCGCACCTGGACTCCGGCCGCACCAAGGTCGGCTTCGGCTACTACACGGTGGAGACCGCGAACGGGCCGGTGCGGGTGCGGCTCAACCTGCGCGGCTCGGGGGACCGGTGGGTCTCGCTCGGCGAGTTCTCCTTCTTCGGCAAGCCGAAGGTGCACCTGACGACGATGTCGGAGGGCGCGGAGTACGCCGGTACCGAGGTCGCCTTCGACGCGGTCGCCGTCCAGCCGCTCATCGGGGAGACCGGCTCGCCGTACCGGGCGCAGATCCGGCACATCGCCAACTGGTGCCTGGTGCCCGAGCGCATGGACGCCACCGTGCACGGCCTGACCGAGGTGCGCACCTGCACCCCGTGGATGGCCAACACCTGGGTGTTCAAGCAGGTCGAGGGCGGCGGACCCGGTGCCCTGCCGGTGTACCAGATCATCGACCGCGGCAGCGGCGAGTGCCTGGAGGCGCAGA